The following are from one region of the Spodoptera frugiperda isolate SF20-4 chromosome 20, AGI-APGP_CSIRO_Sfru_2.0, whole genome shotgun sequence genome:
- the LOC118261741 gene encoding inducible metalloproteinase inhibitor protein, producing the protein MTRVVFVFLFLVFVTVRSDIVEDDDEKIILNCPDGEEEDYCPSTCMNDKCPRKENYLHMCVSDGCGRPRCKCQFNTKRAPNGTCIDTKFCPPFKCHNPHEEFVACPPYCPKDDCDHASPEGLCLINGLILVAECQPACRCIKGYWRKDGECVPYSECLVPVTSLPPVFFGK; encoded by the exons ATGACGCGTGTAgtgtttgtttttctgtttCTCGTGTTTGTCACGGTTCGTTCTGATATCGTTGAAGACGATGatgaaaaaataa ttttaaattgtCCAGACGGCGAAGAAGAAGACTATTGTCCTTCAACTTGTATGAATGATAAATGCCCAAGGAAGGAGAATTATTTACACATGTGCGTTTCTGACGGTTGCGGCCGCCCGAGGTGCAAATGTCAGTTTAACACGAAACGAGCACCCAATGGGACTTGCATTGACACTAAATTTTGCC CTCCATTTAAATGTCACAATCCACATGAAGAGTTTGTAGCTTGTCCGCCATATTGCCCAAAGGATGATTGTGACCATGCGTCTCCTGAAGGTTTATGCCTCATCAATGGCCTGATCTTGGTGGCGGAGTGCCAACCAGCCTGTCGATGCATCAAAGGTTATTGGAGGAAAGATGGAGAATGTGTGCCCTACAGCGAATGTC TTGTACCTGTAACATCTCTACCGCCTGTATTCTtcggaaaataa